The following are encoded together in the Bubalus kerabau isolate K-KA32 ecotype Philippines breed swamp buffalo chromosome 3, PCC_UOA_SB_1v2, whole genome shotgun sequence genome:
- the LOC129647472 gene encoding olfactory receptor 2J3-like, translating to MKEKNASSGYFVLLGFSNWPHLELVLFVVVLMFYLMTLIGNLFIIFLSYLDSHLHTPMYFFLSNLSFLDLCYTTSSIPQLLFNLWGPEKTISYAGCMIQLYFVLALGTAECVLLVVMSYDRYAAVCRPLHYTVLMHPRFCHLLAVASWVSGFTTSALHSSFTFWVPLCGHHQVDHFFCEVPALLRLSCVDTHANELTLMVMSSIFVIIPLILILSSYGAIAQTVLRMQSTIGLQKVFGTCGAHLMVVSLFFIPIMCMYLQPPSGNSQDQGKFIALFYTVVTPSLNPLIYTLRNKDVKGAVKRLMGWGREM from the coding sequence atgaaggaaaaaaatgcaagttCTGGTTACTTTGTTCTACTGGGTTTTTCtaactggcctcatcttgagttagTTCTCTTTGTGGTTGTCTTGATGTTCTACCTGATGACACTGATAGGTAACCTGTTCATCATTTTCTTGTCATATCTGGATTCCCATCTCCACACTcctatgtacttcttcctctcaaACCTCTCTTTTCTGGATCTCTGCTACACCACGAGTTCCATCCCCCAGTTGCTGTTCAACCTGTGGGGGCCAGAGAAAACCATCTCTTATGCTGGTTGCATGATTCAACTTTATTTTGTCCTTGCACTGGGAACTGCTGAATGTGTGCTGTTGGTGGTGATGTCCTATGACCGTTATGCAGCTGTGTGTAGACCCCTGCATTACACTGTCCTCATGCACCCTCGTTTCTGCCATCTGTTGGCTGTGGCTTCTTGGGTAAGTGGCTTTACCACCTCAGCACTTCATTCCTCATTTACCTTCTGGGTACCCCTGTGTGGACATCACCAAGTGGACCATTTCTTCTGTGAAGTTCCAGCGTTGCTTCGACTGTCATGTGTTGATACTCATGCTAATGAGCTGACCCTTATGGTCATGAGCTCCATTTTTGTGATCATACCACTTATTCTCATTCTCAGCTCCTATGGTGCCATTGCTCAGACTGTGCTGAGGATGCAGTCAACAATTGGACTTCAGAAAGTCTTTGGGACATGTGGAGCCCATCTTATGGTTGTATCCctctttttcattccaatcatgTGCATGTATCTACAGCCACCATCAGGAAATTCTCAAGATCAAGGCAAGTTCATTGCCCTCTTTTATACTGTTGTCACACCTAGCCTCAACCCTCTAATCTACACTCTCAGAAACAAAGATGTAAAAGGGGCAGTTAAAAGATTAATGGGCTGGGGTAGGGAGATGTGA